GCACTGCCTGCTCATCTACGCCTACATCGGGGTGTTCCTGCTCAGCTGGCTGCCCTTCCACGCCGTGCTGACGCTGCTCACCCTCGAGGGCAGCCACATCATCCTGCACTGCACCTTCGCCCACCTGCTCTACTTCTTCTACGACATCATAGACTGCTTCACGCTGCTCCACTGCGTCGTCAACCCCATCCTCTACAACTTCCTCAGCAAGAACTTCCGCAGCAAACTCATCTCCGCCGTCGTCAAGTACATCCCCAAGGACCACGGTGGCCAGAAGGGCGCCGACAACTCCTCCTCCAGCACGCAGCACTCCATAGTCATCGCCAAGGACAGCAGCCCTCCCAACTAAGGGGGGTCAGACTCTCCCAGCCTCCGTTGTGGTGGCtccctggggacagtgggatcgcttttcctgctgctgctgaggacaCACCTTGCTTGGGCACAGCCCTTCTTGGCTGGGCACCTCCCGTGGCAGGTTGAGGTGCCTGCTTTGAGGAGGGCTGGGAGCTACGGGCGTCTTGCCTCTGCTGTGTCCAACCTGAAGAAAGGATAAGAGAAAATTGTATTTCCTGTTTGACGAGAGAAACCCTTGCGATAATAAAGCCTGTTACTGCACTCGGTGTCTGACACAACCCAACCCCAAGGTCAGAGCCCCATCCTGCCCCAGGCTGTGGGGTTGGAGAGCACCACCTGCCCCATCACGGGCGTTCCTGCATCCTCAAACTGCccctggccccagccctgggcacggcAGTGCCTGTGAGTGCCATCCCGAGTGGGAGAGAAGGAACCATCCCTTCGGAACACAAAACTCCCCCTCCAGTGCCCAGCAACGCCCAGAGCCTGATTTTTGAGAGATGAAGGTGAAGCAGCCCAagaggctgagcagggcacAGATCTGAGGGGGGGGAACAACTTGGATTCGAGATCAGCCGCTCCTTCAGAGCAATTTTGCAAACCCACTTGTAAATTAGTGATGGCTAGACTGGGTTTTACTGAAAAGGGCTGCTCCAGACTGACTTTGGGTCGCCCACCCCATTAACTCCAGCCTCCTCTggagcatcccctggcaggTTTCTATGGCCACTGGGTAGATTTCTCAACTCCATCAGGCTCCAAAAGCACTTCCCCTTCCACCAAAGTCCCTGTGGGAGCACGGGCATGTGCAGAAAACCTCCGAGCTGGAGCACgagctgggctcttgtgctgtgCAAGGAACGGGAGCATCCGGAGAAAGTTCATCCTTGTCTGGATCCTGATCCCAGTCACGTGCTGCGGGTCGAGCCCTCGCTGGGGGAAGGTGACAGAGCGACCATAAATCTACCAAAAGCCTTGAGCTGCTCGAGGAACACGCctgagaaaaagcaaagcatcAGCAGTTCTGGGGACAGGATGCTGGTGCAGGGAGGGGGGAGCAGGATGTCCCGGGAGAAGCCCGTGACCGGGGGTTGAGACGGATACGGGGTTATCACGGGGCTGGCTGGGAAAGCTCTGCCACTTCCAGGGGTCCCTGATGGGGTAAAACCCTAAATTCCTCAGGGTTCCTTCTGCAGGGATGTTCCTCTGTATCCCAGCACAACCCCAATCCAGCTTTTGCACAGAAACCCCTGGTGAGAattccctgctcagggcagcagctcGGGTCGTTCTCTGCTCCTCACACCTGTGAGTGCAGAACCCCAGGGGCTGTGAGACCCCCAGGCTGAGATCTGCACCCACGGGACCCCACCACCTTCattccctgatcccaaatcctccctgaGCTTCTCTTTGCTAATTCCCTCCCATTTCCAAGGAAGAAATGGATGATTAATACACGACCAGCCATCCACCAGGGCAAAAATATATTCAAGATACTTAAACATGTAGAATTTGGTATTTCACCtaataaacttaatttttaaCTGTCTTAATTTCTCTGCACTTTTGTCCATAGAACTTAGGGCCAGAGTGGCCTCAAATAAATTGTCACCCATGTGGTGATCTGGGCACCTTGTTTCCACATCCCTGAGAAGTTCTTCCTTGTGTCCAGGTGGAACTTCTTGTGGTTTCATTTATGGCcactgctccttgtcctgtcacacCACTGAAAagtctggcaccatcctcttggcaccCATCTTTGAGGTATTGTTATGGATTGATGAGACCCCCTCCCAAATAGGATATTTATACAGATACCCGAGATATTTTTATGGATTGAGATCCCCTCTTAAATGAGATACCTGAGATATTTTTATGGATTGAGATGCCCTCTCAAATGAGATATTATTTATACCAGTATCTGAGATATTTTTATGGATTGAGATCCCCTCTCAAATGAGATATTATTTATACCAGTATCTGAGATATTTTTATGGATTGAGATCCCCTCTCAAATGAGatatctgaaataattttatggaTTGACTCCCTCTCAAATGAGATATCTGAGATATTTTTATGGATTGAGATCCCCTCTCAAATGAAATATCTGAGATATTTTTATGGATTGACTCCCTCTCAAATGAGATATTTATACCAATATCTGAGATATTTTTATGGATTGAGATCCCCTCTCAAATGAGATATCTGACACATTTTTATGGATTGTTGAGATCCCCTCTCCAATAAGATGTTTATATGGATATCTGAGATATTTTAATGGATTGATAGgatcccctcagtctcctcttctccagattAATCAAGCCCAGCTCCCACGGTCTCTCCTCATCACTGAgctgctccagacccctcaAAACCATTCTGAACTCAGTTCCCAGCCCGTGGAGCTCCAGTTCCTGGCAAACACAGAAAAGGCTCATCCAGGCACACAAACCCAACgggtgggctctgctcccaccctgctcctgaATCCCACAGGAATATCCCAAATTGTTCCCCTGAGCCACAAATCCAGTGGGAGCAGGATACAGGGATGGCCTCACCTGCTGCCCAGGCACCCCTGGGAGGAACACGTTTCATGAAGAAGCAGCTACAAGAGGTCAATGTTTTCCGTTTTATTATTCTAAATAAAAACCACACTTTGTGTTGAACAATGGAGTAGAAAAGAACCCGATGTACAACGATTTTAGACATCTACGATTTGGGGGCGGGGGGGAAAGTTTACAAAATATACAAAACTTTACAGCAAATAGATAGTAAACACTTAAATAGCAGGAGGTCAGTACCTACGATTAACTTAACGAAAAGGTTAGACAGCAAATTCAACTCTTGTTCTTTCTTCATCTGCTCAATTACTTTGTGGCAGACCTGGATCCACTGAGAACAGGGAAAGTGAATTTTGTGTTGGGGATGGGAGTGAGCCTGGGCTCGGAGCAGGGGGATTCTCTGTCTGGGCTCCCCAGGAGGCTCCGTGACCTGGACGCTGCCAGAATTTCCCCTCTGCAACTCCCTCTCCTACCCCAGGATCCCAAAGCACTTTGCAAACACCTCAGGCTGCCCCAGGGGAGGTAGGTTGGTGTCCCCACAGCCACCAAGGGCAGCGGGGACAGGAGAGAGCCAGGTTTGCCCGTGGTGGTGGAGAAGGAACGAAATGCGGCGTGGAGCCGCTGCCCTTGGTGGCTGTGGGCTCAGAGGAGCCCACAGCGAGGCGCCACCAGCTCCCACACTGCCCAGAGCACCACGCCATTCCCAAAAATCACCCTTTCTCCAGAAAAAACgaacacagctcagcacagcagtgaCCCCAGGACCACGagcctggagctcagcacccagagctgcagcagcccggccagcccagagctgacCTTGGCTCTGGTGCCTCCCctcctccaaagccaggctccagGCAccctccccgctcccggagGTAGGTCGGTACCACGGGAGGTACCACCCTCATTTTACAGatgaggaaactgaggcaaagaGGTGAAGTGACTTGCCCAAGGCCACGGCGGGGCTGGAAGAGAGACCCCCGGGTGCTCTGAGCTCTCCGAGTCCAGCCCCCACTGCAGGATGGCCCTTCCCAGGTGTCCCTTCCTGGGTGTCCCTTCACAGGGAGGGGGCAGCGGGGTGGGTTCCCAGGGTTTGCAAATCActagtttagtttagtttagttcAGTTTAGTTTTAGTTCTGTAACAGTAAAACTTGACAGAAGCGCAGGAGCCGATCCACGACCACCGAGGCTGCAGAGCCCCAAGCGCTTCCTTGTTTGTGAGGTAGAACGAGTTACCCGAGGGCAGGCCCAGCTTGGAAATGTCTGCTCCTCCCCACCTGTGCCCCACGGCAGGATAGCGAGGGGAGAGGCGAACCCATGCCCTTCCCAGCGTTGGCACCAGCTGACCTCGCTGGAGAGACCCCCCAGGAGTGGCCAGGAGAGCCCCCCATGATGAGGGGGACCTGACACAGGGCCAGGAGAGACCCCCgtgcccaggagagctccctgtgcccaggagaGACCCCCGTGCCCAGGAGAGACCCCTGAGCCCAGGAGAGCCTGACACATGTCCACGACAGTTCCAGATGCCCAGAAGAGCCTCCTGCACCAAGGGGCACCAAAACTTAGAGGGGGAGACCCACCCATGCCCAGGAGAGCCTCTCCATGCCCAGGGAAGCTCCTCCATGCCCAGGGGAGCCTCTCCATGCCCAGGGAAGCTCCTCCATACCCAGGAGAGCTCCTCCATGCCCTGGAGAGCTCCTTCATGCCCAGAGGAGCCTCTCCATGCCCAGAGGAGCCTCTCCATGCCCTGGAGAGCTTCTCCATGCCCAGGAGAGCCTCTCCATGCCCAGAGGAGCCTCTCCATGCCCAGAGGAGCCTCTCCATGCCCTGGAGAGCTTCTCCATGCCCAGGAGAGCCTCTCcatgcccagggcagcccccagaAGTGCCCAGCACGCAGCAGGAGAGGCCAAGCCATCGCTGTGGCTCCCAGGCCATGAACAAACTCCCATCTCTCCCAGCACACCCGTTTGCCACCGGAACACGTCCGGGATGTGGCGGCGCAGGGCGTGGGAGGGGGGATCCCTCTGGCAGGAGAAGGGTCCCTCTCCTTCCAGGGAGTTAAGGCAACAGCTTCATCCTGACTTGTCTGCCCAGGGCACAGCGtgaggctggggcagagcacagccaggagacTCCTGGCTCTCTGTGGCCACCAGAAAAATCACCCCACAAGGAGCACGGACCTGcttcccctccctctccagTCCTGCAGGAGATCCCTGTGCTCACGCAGCCatctctgcccagctctgcagggaggtTGTGTGGCTCCTTCAGCTCCTCCTCCGGCTCTCAGGGCACGAGCGAGTCCCAGCCACAGCATAGCCAACATGGCCTGGGAATCTGTGCCTCCCCTGCTCCTGGTTCCCTGCTGGCATCCCTCCTTGCTTACACACTCGGGTgcttcctgctcctctccccagcAACGCAGCAGTGGCCGATCCCAGAGCACACTTTGCTCGTCTCCTGGCAGTAGCAGCAGAACACCAGGGATGCCCAGagtgtctttttctttccattttctttctcttttgttcctttccttCGAGTCCAGCGCCTGCTCTGGCTCTGTCCCTCTCCACTGAGGTCAGGTGTGAAAATCTTAGCAGCATCAGTTTGTGGACAAGCTCAGGGTTAGCCTGGTCAAGTGGGCTAAAaggctcaaaaaaaaaaaaaatagaatctAGACTCAAAAACTAGTGAGAAATGCTAAAAGCACAGAACTCGATGGCCTCTAACAGGACCAGAGGTAAGTAAACACGACAGACTCCTTGAAAACAGTGATGTACCTCACGTGCTGTTAATTTGTACAACGCCACCAATCTAAAAAGCCCTAGGAAGGcccaaaaactaaaaaaaaaaaaaaaatttaaaccaaaacaaaaaaaaaaccaattccATCCATGATGCCTGACCATTaaataaaacaacttttttcctttttttttttgttttgtttttccttttcctcctccacagCTCCCACCATTAACACTCCTCCGCCAGCCGTGCCCCATCAGCTATCCGTGTTTTTCTCGGCCTCTTTGGAGTGGATGATGTACATGAAAGTCTGTTCGATGGTGAAGTCCGGCGGGAGGCTGCCCTTGTGCACCCCTATGTGCTTGCTCATCAGGTTGAGCGTGGAGCTGTAGTGGCCACACACGGTGCAGCGATACATGAGGGCCCCCGAGTGCGTCCGCAGGTGGCACTTGATGGTGGAGCGCCCGCGGAAGAACTTGTGGCACACCTTGCACTGGTACGGcttctccccggtgtggatgcgccggtggtAGTTGAACTCGCTGGTGTGGGCGAACCTCTTGCCGCACACCTTGCAGCTGTACTTGCTGTTCCCCGGCTGGCTCTGCAGCGCCAGCTCTTCGCTCAGGAACTCCTCGGGCAGCTTCCTCTTGGGCAGCCCCTGCGGCTGCAGGCGCTCCCCAAATCCCGCCCGGATGTCCAGGCCGCCACACTTGTGCTGGCTGACGTGGTAGCGATAGGCGGCTTCCAGCTTGAAGCTCTGGCTGCAGAAGTGGCACTGGAAAAGAGCCTCCTCCACGTGCTGGTGCACGGCCAGgtgcttctccaggagctgccgGTCCACGAAGCTGCTGGCGCAgacggagcaggagaagacgGAGATGCCCAGGTGGGACAGGGTGTGCCAGAGCAGGCTGCAGAGGCTCAGGTGCCGCTGGTCGCACACGCCGCACGTCTGGCTCTTCAGGTTCACGTGCTCCAGCAAGTGGCTCCGGACCGTGTGGAAATCTCTGGCCAAGGGCTTCCCGCAGGCAGCGCAGGCCAGCTCGGGGCCGGGCCCTCCCCCAAACACGGCCACCTTCCCTGGCAGCGGGTCACTGGGGTGGACGATGACGTTGTTGTCGAAGACCCCGTCCCGCCGGTGCAGCGTCAGCTGCCACTGGGTGAAGAACTTGGTCTCGCACATGTCGCaggagaagaggaagatgccGATGTGGGACAGCACGTGGGTGACCCTGGAGTTGCGGTCCTGGAAGTGGGTCTCGCAGACTTTGCAGTTCCCTGTGAGCAGGTCGACGTGGTCCCTGGCGTGCTGGCGGATCAGCTGGATGTTGGGCTCCAGCACCTTCTTGCACACCTGGCAGGGCATGGCCTTGCTGTCCCGGCTGTCGCTCTCGAAGGCCAGCTCCTCCTCGCTGTCATCGCTCAGCTCAATCACTTCCTCAGACGGGaccagctcctctccagcaTCCTCAAAATGCAGCTCGGCCTCTCCCAAATCCTCCAGCTGGAGCTCATCCATCTGCTCGAATCCCTGCTCTTTGGAGTGGTCGCTGTTGCTGGGGCAGGAATTGCTCCCCGTGGAGACATCCAGGCAGGGGTCCGTGGGGAAGAAGCCGCCCTTGCCGTAGTCGCCGTTGCTCTGGGCCTTGTActgagggcaggagctgccggTGGTCTGTGCCACCACATTCCCAGTGGGCTGGGCCCCCAGAGCCGCGACCGGAGCGAACTGCCCCGGATCCGACTCCTGCTCTGTCTTGGGAGGCTGCTGCGGGTGCATCAGGGGGAGAGCCTGGCTGGCCTCGCCCACGGCACTCCTGTCGTCCTCTTTGTAGCTGCCCACCACGTCCCCGTGCAGGAGGTAATTCCGCTCGGGGCCGAAGTGCTCCGCGCCGCTCCGCACGTCCCCCAAAGAGTGGCTCTGCTCCGAGGAGGTGCTGCTCAGCGGCCCAGCCCGGCCTTCCCCCACAGACAGGGCAGGCTGCTTGGTGATGGCCGAGCTCTCCAGGTCGGGGAAGGTGGAGTGGCAGGCCTGCAGCAGATCCTCCATGCCCAGCCGCTCCGCCACCTCGTAGATGACGCCCACGTTGATGAGGTCGGTGAAGAGCTCCGAGGTGTACACAAAGCTCAGGATCTTCTCAAAGTTGGCCGGTGTGATGAAATCCACCACGTAGGTCCTGGCAGCGTCCAGCCCCGTGTTGAGGAAGAGGTTCTGGAAGTAGCCGGCGGCGCAGGCCAGCACGGCCTTGTGCGCGGCGAAGGAGCGGGAGCCCACCAGGATGGTGACGTCGCACATGGTCTCGGAGAGCCGGCACTTGTTGAGCTCCTTCAGCAGGTTGTTGGGGTGGTTGGTGCTGTGCAGCTTGATCCTCATGCCCATCTTAGCAGCTGCTTACAAGTCCTTTCTCCTGGTCAGCTCGGCCTTCACGCTTTCATCCGCGGAGGGAGCAGGAACTGGCAGGGCAAGGGGCTCTGCAGAGCGGAAACgcaaaaaaaataatgttatttaaCAACCAAAGCAAGGCCATTCTGGTCACACCTCCCGTTTTGCACCTTTCTGAGGAGCCACggagcagctgctcagctggaGGTGGACTAAACCTGTCTTGTCACCTCACTTTTGGGAAGTAAAAGGCTGGATGTGCAAAGCagcaaagccaaaacaaaaagacaCTGACTCTCCGAGGCAGCTGAAGGTCCCACTGCTGTCAGGGCAAGGGACAGAGATCCTGCTGTCCCTGAGACCCAACTGGAGCCTGCTCCAGACATCTCCCTCTTCCTGAGCTGGGGGTGAAGCTCCTCTCCAAAGAGGTGTCACTCAGGCTGGACACGCCAGGTGGATTCACCTCAAGgtctcctccagctgcagccactTCATTCCTTCACTTCAGATCCCACCTGGACCCACAAGGACACTTCAGGCTCCCAGGTAGGATTCTCTGCATTCCAGCCTTGTGGGTTCCCCCGGGATGGATTCCCCCGGGGTGGATTCCCCCGGGATGGATTCCCCCGGGGTGGATTCCCCTGGGATGGATTCCCCCGGGATTTCCCTCAGATTCCTCAGCTGCCACCACACCTGTCCTACAGCACCGGCCACTCCCCGGTGTCCTCCCAGCTTGTCCCATTGCCTTTGTCCCTCTGTCCTGCTCACAGATGCCTCAACAGCTCTTGGGATTTCACGAACTTACCCAGAGAACTCTATCCCTAATTCCCCTATTCCTAAttccctgccttccctccctGAGACAGGGAACAGCGAGCCCAGAAGGCAGCAAAGAGCAGGAGtttggaggggctggagctgcctctgccccagctccggGGAAAACCGAAGCCCAGAGGACGGGCTGCTCTCCCCCGGGATGCGGAGGGACGGGGAAAAcaccactggcagctggggagggcgaggaggaggatgcagatGCGGCGGGGAAGGCAAAAAAAGCACCTGGGCAATTGCTGCGGCGTGGGGATCGCTGCGGAGGGGATGGGGCGGGAGGGGAAGGAGCGGGACAGAGCTTGGGGAGCCGGGGGAGGACGGGGAGTCCCGGAGCTGCTCCGGGAGGAACGGGAGGAGATggggggggacagcggggtcccggcggggcccgggggcAGGAAGGGGGAGCCACGGAAGGCAGCGGGAGCCCGCGGGGAGGGTGGGAGAGgctcggcgcggcgcggggccccGCGGGGGCCGGGGAGCGGGCGGGGGTCGCGCCTTACCCGCCCGGCGCCCCGCACCATCCCGGCCCGGCTCACACAAAGGCGCCgacccgccccgcgcccgccccggcccgcgccgCTTCCGGGGCCCGCCGCGGGCGGCGCCCCCGCGCGGCCGGGAGGACCCAGAGCGCGGCGCAGACACGGGAGGGACACGGGCACGggagggacacacggacacgggagggacacacggacacgggagggacacacggacacgggagggacacacggacacgggcacaggacacacggacacgggagggacacacggacacgggagggacacacggacacgggcacaggacacacggacacgggagggacacacggacacgggatgggacacacggacacggacacgggagggacacggacacacggacacgggacgggacacacggacacacggacacgggaagggacacacggacacggacgggacacacggacacgggacgggacacacggacacacggacacgggacgggacacacggacacgggagggacacacggacacgggacacacggacacgggacggGACACACGGATACGGGAGGGCCGCACGGACACGGGGAGGGATGCATGGACACGggagggacacacggacacgggaggGACGCATGGACACGGGAGGGACGCACGGACACGGGgtgggacacacggacacaggcaggacacacggacacacggacatgaggaaggacacacggacacacggacacggggcgGGACAAGGGATGGGACGCACGGACACAATAACGGACACGGGCACTGGAAGGGACACACGGACGGGGGCACGGGCACTCCTTCAGTCACGGGAGCTGCCGTGGGGAAGGGACAGGTCGCTGTAGCCCACGAGCACCCGGATCCCGGCCCCGCAGGTCCCTTTGGCTCATCCCCGTGGGTTCATCGCCGTGGGCTCATCCCCGTGGGTTCATCCCCGTGGGTTAATCCCCGCGGGTTCATCCCCGTGGGCTCATCTCCGTGGGTTCATCCCCGTGGGTTCATCCCCGTGGGCTCATCTCCGTGGGTTCATCCC
This window of the Lonchura striata isolate bLonStr1 chromosome 27, bLonStr1.mat, whole genome shotgun sequence genome carries:
- the ZBTB39 gene encoding zinc finger and BTB domain-containing protein 39; its protein translation is MGMRIKLHSTNHPNNLLKELNKCRLSETMCDVTILVGSRSFAAHKAVLACAAGYFQNLFLNTGLDAARTYVVDFITPANFEKILSFVYTSELFTDLINVGVIYEVAERLGMEDLLQACHSTFPDLESSAITKQPALSVGEGRAGPLSSTSSEQSHSLGDVRSGAEHFGPERNYLLHGDVVGSYKEDDRSAVGEASQALPLMHPQQPPKTEQESDPGQFAPVAALGAQPTGNVVAQTTGSSCPQYKAQSNGDYGKGGFFPTDPCLDVSTGSNSCPSNSDHSKEQGFEQMDELQLEDLGEAELHFEDAGEELVPSEEVIELSDDSEEELAFESDSRDSKAMPCQVCKKVLEPNIQLIRQHARDHVDLLTGNCKVCETHFQDRNSRVTHVLSHIGIFLFSCDMCETKFFTQWQLTLHRRDGVFDNNVIVHPSDPLPGKVAVFGGGPGPELACAACGKPLARDFHTVRSHLLEHVNLKSQTCGVCDQRHLSLCSLLWHTLSHLGISVFSCSVCASSFVDRQLLEKHLAVHQHVEEALFQCHFCSQSFKLEAAYRYHVSQHKCGGLDIRAGFGERLQPQGLPKRKLPEEFLSEELALQSQPGNSKYSCKVCGKRFAHTSEFNYHRRIHTGEKPYQCKVCHKFFRGRSTIKCHLRTHSGALMYRCTVCGHYSSTLNLMSKHIGVHKGSLPPDFTIEQTFMYIIHSKEAEKNTDS